In one Nocardioides sp. NBC_00368 genomic region, the following are encoded:
- a CDS encoding carboxymuconolactone decarboxylase family protein, whose product MRWRPHIRRRHLVNLMSARAVAGQTRRTTMLANVNVTKLFPAAYKAQMAVEEAVEEAITVAGVDRLTVDLVKLRASQINGCAFCLRMHTQDALKNGETTDRLALVAAWWESQYFTPEEQAALTIAEQITRIGDLHTAAAPKVDVESILDDKQIAALTWVAIAINAWNRIAISSHYPVAP is encoded by the coding sequence GTGAGGTGGCGACCTCACATCCGTCGGCGCCACCTCGTCAACCTGATGAGTGCCCGCGCTGTGGCGGGCCAGACCCGAAGGACCACGATGCTCGCCAACGTCAACGTGACCAAGCTGTTCCCCGCTGCGTACAAGGCCCAGATGGCCGTGGAGGAGGCGGTCGAGGAGGCCATCACCGTCGCCGGCGTCGACCGGCTCACCGTCGACCTCGTCAAGCTCCGCGCCTCGCAGATCAACGGCTGCGCCTTCTGCCTGCGGATGCACACCCAGGACGCCCTCAAGAACGGCGAGACCACCGACCGTCTCGCCCTCGTCGCCGCCTGGTGGGAGTCGCAGTACTTCACCCCCGAGGAGCAGGCCGCCCTCACCATCGCCGAGCAGATCACCCGCATCGGCGACCTGCACACCGCCGCCGCCCCCAAGGTGGATGTCGAGAGCATCCTCGACGACAAGCAGATCGCCGCCCTCACCTGGGTCGCGATCGCCATCAACGCCTGGAACCGCATCGCGATCTCCAGCCACTACCCCGTCGCCCCCTGA